In Balaenoptera acutorostrata chromosome 3, mBalAcu1.1, whole genome shotgun sequence, the genomic stretch TCTGCTGAATGCTGGTGATTTAGAGGGGCCTTCGAGCAATTCTTAAGGTCTTCATTCTTTCCTGAAAGTCTATGTATATGAACCAGTTGCAttcaatgaatttttttgtttgtttcacagtGTGATTCCTGTAATATGTGCTTTTCAGtaattgtgaattttatttttgtcatttttggcACTTACAGTTCACAATGCTTGGTTGTGTGGTTAAACATCGTTTTAATTTTTGCACTTTACATTCCTTTCAGCACTTCTGAAGGAAAGGACATTGTCTTGTATGTTGTTTGGGGGAAGTGGTAAGCCTCCCCCTCTGTCTCTTTTGTAAATGTTTGGCTTTATGAAACACACGATTCTCCCCGGAATCCTATATTGTTCATCGAAGCAGGTGAAAATTTGCCTTCACAAGCTGTGCATCCCAAACCTTCTTAGAGGCTGGTATCCCCGGCTTCGGATTTAGGCTGTTTAGCTGCTGCTGTCACAGGATCTGGTGGCCCCTCCAGGCAGAAAAGCACAACTGGATTTTTGCGAGCCCACATGGCCACGTCCCCTCCCACCACGCTGGTCGGGTTGGAAGAGGACATCCTGCTGCAGGCCCCCAGGCCGTTGCTATAGCGGTTTCGAAGGGGATTGCGGCTTCTAGCCGGCAGAGCCGGGCCCTGGTTGGCAGGAAAACGTCCGTGTTCCTAGTCCGGTAGCCCTCTTCCCGGTTGCGCCCTAGGAGCATCGAAATGTTTGGGTTGCGAATGGCATAGATGACAGGGTTGATGACCCCATTGGCCCAGGTCAGCCGGACGGCCACCACGTTGAGGAGCGAGGGAGCCTGCATGGCTTGGGCCTGCCGGGCCGCGGTCAGCAGCACCAGGAAGCAGTAGGGCCCCCAGCAGCAGATGACGAAGACAAGCATGATGAGCACTGCGGTGGCCGTGCGCACGCCGCTGAAGGAGCGCAGCACGCGCGCGTAGGTGGTCAGGGGCCGCACGCGCAAGTCCGACAGGCGCACGGTCCTGCAGACGTGGTAGTGGCAGAAGCACATGAGCAGGAAGGGCAGCAGGTAGCAGGCCACCACCAACCCCACGCTGTAGGCCGCGCCCAGTTGCGCGGGGTCCGGGGACGTCCGGTACAGGTAGCCGTGGAAGCTCTGCGCCGCCGGGGACTCCCAGGTAGCACGGAGCAGCTCCCAGGGCAAGGAGAAGCCCAGCGCCGCCAGCCAGGCGCCGGCCAGCAGCTGCAGCGCGCGGCGGCGCCCGATCTTCTCC encodes the following:
- the GPR135 gene encoding LOW QUALITY PROTEIN: G-protein coupled receptor 135 (The sequence of the model RefSeq protein was modified relative to this genomic sequence to represent the inferred CDS: inserted 1 base in 1 codon) yields the protein MEKQPPPPVRPPVNTALSGSPHPGAPSAAGTPGGTSSAATAAAVLSFSTASAAALGNQSGGSRGDSTGASAGGGLGGRGAAGRPPPGPAAAPLLSQGTAVAAQALVLLLIFLLSSLDNCAVMGVIVKHRQLRTVTNASILSLSLSDLLTALLCLPAAFLDLFTPPEGPAPAAAAGPWRGFCAASRFFSWCFGIVSTLSVALISLDRYCAIVRPPREKIGRRRALQLLAGAWLAALGFSLPWELLRATWESPAAQSFHGYLYRTSPDPAQLGAAYSVGLVVACYLLPFLLMCFCHYHVCRTVRLSDLRVRPLTTYARVLRSFSGVRTATAVLIMLVFVICCWGPYCFLVLLTAARQAQAMQAPSLLNVVAVRLTWANGVINPVIYAIRNPNISMLLGRNREEGYRTRNTDVFLPXQGPALPARSRNPLRNRYSNGLGACSRMSSSNPTSVVGGDVAMWARKNPVVLFCLEGPPDPVTAAAKQPKSEAGDTSL